Proteins encoded together in one Prevotella scopos JCM 17725 window:
- a CDS encoding SufE family protein — protein sequence MTINEAQDAVIAEFEDFTDWMDKYQMLIDLGNELEPLDEQYKNEQNLIDGCQSRVWLQCDYVEGKLIFTADSDALITKGIIALLIRVLSNHTPQEIIDADLYFIEQIGLRQHLSPTRSNGLLSMVTKIKAYAVGFSLQ from the coding sequence ATGACAATAAACGAAGCACAAGATGCAGTAATCGCTGAGTTTGAGGACTTCACCGATTGGATGGACAAATATCAGATGCTCATTGACTTGGGCAACGAGTTAGAGCCATTAGACGAGCAGTATAAGAACGAACAGAACCTCATTGATGGCTGTCAGAGCCGTGTATGGCTGCAGTGTGACTATGTAGAGGGTAAGCTCATCTTCACTGCTGACTCTGATGCACTTATCACAAAGGGTATCATCGCCCTTCTGATACGTGTTTTGAGTAATCATACACCACAAGAGATTATTGATGCCGACCTGTATTTCATTGAGCAGATTGGTCTTCGCCAGCATCTCTCACCTACACGTAGCAACGGCTTGCTATCTATGGTGACAAAGATTAAGGCGTACGCTGTAGGGTTTAGTTTGCAGTAA
- a CDS encoding RNA methyltransferase, which translates to MRKLRTIEMNRLSLEEFKEADKLPLIVVLDDVRSLHNVGSVFRSADAFRVEAVYLCGITATPPNAEIHKTALGGEDSVDWRYFERTEDAIEELHRQGVFVYSVEQVEGSTKLQDLNTQHPTPNTHYAIVMGNEVKGVKQSVVDISDGCLEIPQFGTKHSLNVSVTTGIVIWEFTRQLLIK; encoded by the coding sequence ATGAGAAAACTACGCACAATAGAAATGAATAGGCTTTCCCTTGAGGAGTTCAAGGAGGCTGATAAGTTACCACTCATCGTTGTGTTAGACGATGTGCGGTCGTTACATAATGTGGGAAGTGTCTTCCGCTCTGCTGATGCTTTCCGTGTGGAAGCAGTCTATCTATGCGGTATCACTGCCACACCACCCAATGCTGAGATTCATAAGACGGCACTTGGTGGTGAGGATTCAGTTGACTGGCGTTACTTTGAACGTACTGAGGATGCCATTGAAGAACTCCATCGTCAAGGCGTATTCGTGTATAGCGTAGAACAAGTGGAAGGCTCAACAAAGCTGCAAGACCTCAATACCCAACACCCAACACCCAACACCCACTATGCCATCGTCATGGGCAACGAGGTGAAAGGGGTTAAGCAGAGTGTCGTAGATATAAGTGATGGCTGTCTTGAAATTCCACAATTCGGAACCAAACACTCACTGAATGTAAGTGTAACAACCGGTATTGTCATTTGGGAGTTTACTCGTCAGTTGCTTATAAAATAA
- a CDS encoding C1 family peptidase: MKKAVFLFLSCLVLISCGKQRDKVNVPEEKFTVELRLPTTPVKDQGTSSLCWVYGMLATLETEHIMRGDSINLSPDYVARMYLSEQADRHRLLPNKVAKNLPSITTRGMSTMALDLIQTYGLQHDDAYHRKADMDYNVLCRKLDYGHDTEKLLDEYIGPLPKQVFMFGALYTPLEFAHSVCTDDEYIALTSFTHHPYGQRFPLEVPDNYFHNTFLNVPLDTMMNRIVQSLRSGHPVCWEGDISEPGFLFGDGFAVLKHEDKKVTAERRQAAFEAHRTTDDHVMEIVGLAHDQHGRRFFLCKNSWGTANRYHGFMFLSENYVRMKTIAVVLRNV, encoded by the coding sequence ATGAAGAAAGCAGTCTTTTTATTCTTATCTTGTTTAGTTTTGATCAGCTGTGGAAAGCAGCGTGATAAAGTAAATGTTCCAGAGGAGAAGTTCACTGTTGAGTTGCGACTGCCTACTACCCCAGTAAAAGATCAGGGAACAAGTTCGCTCTGCTGGGTGTATGGCATGCTTGCAACCCTTGAGACAGAGCATATCATGCGGGGTGATTCTATAAACCTAAGTCCTGACTATGTGGCACGTATGTACCTTAGTGAGCAGGCTGACCGACATCGTCTGCTTCCTAATAAAGTGGCGAAAAATCTACCTTCTATCACCACACGTGGAATGTCCACAATGGCACTCGATCTGATACAAACATACGGTTTGCAGCATGATGATGCCTATCATCGTAAGGCAGATATGGACTATAATGTTCTCTGTCGTAAGTTGGATTATGGACACGATACGGAGAAACTGTTGGATGAGTATATCGGACCGCTACCTAAACAGGTTTTTATGTTTGGCGCATTATACACTCCATTAGAGTTTGCCCATAGCGTATGCACTGATGATGAGTACATAGCATTAACGAGTTTCACACATCATCCTTACGGACAACGCTTTCCTTTGGAAGTACCTGATAATTACTTTCATAACACTTTCCTCAATGTTCCACTTGACACGATGATGAACCGAATTGTTCAGAGTTTGCGTTCAGGACATCCAGTGTGCTGGGAAGGCGACATATCGGAACCTGGTTTCTTATTTGGAGATGGCTTTGCAGTGTTGAAACATGAAGACAAAAAGGTAACAGCAGAGCGCCGTCAGGCTGCGTTTGAGGCACACCGCACAACGGATGATCATGTCATGGAAATCGTCGGATTGGCTCACGACCAACACGGACGTCGCTTCTTCCTTTGCAAGAATAGCTGGGGAACAGCCAATCGCTACCATGGTTTTATGTTCTTAAGTGAGAACTATGTACGCATGAAGACGATTGCTGTTGTGCTTCGTAATGTATAA
- the trhA gene encoding PAQR family membrane homeostasis protein TrhA has protein sequence MRRKIFFSHKEELWNAWSHSGGIVLGVVFGTIFLVWCFHERAGWATAGVILYLIGMLFSYITSTGYHALSAHSVWKERLRKWDHAAIYWHIAGSYSPITLIALRNHGAWGWGLFAFVWLCTILGTISSFRKLRDHSNLETLTFIGMGLSVLVAFKPLIDTLATSSLVWIIAEGVMYITGAAFYSLNKKKYMHTVFHFFVLAGSICHIIAVWGILKVYL, from the coding sequence GTGAGGCGGAAGATATTCTTTTCACACAAGGAGGAGCTATGGAACGCATGGAGTCATAGTGGAGGAATCGTACTGGGCGTAGTGTTCGGTACGATTTTCCTTGTTTGGTGCTTTCATGAGAGGGCTGGTTGGGCAACAGCAGGTGTGATATTGTATCTTATTGGAATGCTTTTTAGCTATATCACGTCAACCGGCTATCATGCACTCTCTGCCCATTCAGTATGGAAAGAACGGCTGAGAAAATGGGACCATGCCGCCATCTATTGGCACATAGCAGGTTCTTATTCGCCCATAACACTGATAGCTTTGCGCAATCACGGTGCTTGGGGCTGGGGCTTGTTTGCCTTTGTATGGCTTTGTACAATCCTTGGCACCATCTCTTCCTTCCGTAAACTGCGTGACCATAGTAACTTAGAAACGTTGACATTCATTGGTATGGGGCTATCCGTATTGGTAGCTTTCAAACCATTAATAGACACATTGGCGACATCATCGCTCGTATGGATCATTGCAGAGGGCGTGATGTATATTACTGGTGCGGCGTTCTATTCGCTCAACAAAAAGAAGTATATGCACACAGTGTTCCACTTCTTTGTCCTTGCAGGTAGTATCTGTCATATCATAGCCGTGTGGGGAATATTGAAGGTGTATCTGTGA
- the rnr gene encoding ribonuclease R, giving the protein MRKEKKASKRLTKKQLAEKLISFFQTQPDETFSFKQIFHALKLTTHPAKMLAIDVMEELAWDDFLSKVGESAYMLNTKGQVQEGTFIRKANGKNTFLPEDGGTPVFVSERNSMAALNGDQVRVQFMARRQNHIKEAMVIAILQRKKDTFVGRLRVEKDIAFLVTQENLYIHDILIPKKKLKGGKTDDRALVKITKWPDADHKNLVGEVVDVLGEAGDNDVEMNTILAQYGLPYKYPKRVEEAAEKISAEITAQDYAEREDFRDVWTCTIDPKDAKDFDDALSIRKLENGLWEVGVHIADVSHYVKEGDIIDREAQQRATSIYLVDRTIPMLPERLCNFICSLRPDEEKLAFSCIFNLDEEANVKAYRIVHTVIKSNRRYAYEEAQQILEDNGVVDGTGEPAPDPGKAGYKGENAEQIITLDRLAKQIRARRMKAGSVKFDSEELHFDIDEKGKPIRCYFKRSKDANKLIEEFMLLANKTVAESVGIVKKGKKAKTLPYRVHDNPDPQKFENLREFSAKFGYKLKSASTKGATARALNKLMDEVQGKREEKVIQTIALRSMMKAKYTTHNIGHFGLAFDYYTHFTSPIRRYPDTMVHRLITRYQNGGRSANKEHYEELCEHCSDMELVAQSAERDSIKYKMVEFMGEHIGECYDAHISGIQSFGIYAEIDENHCEGMIPMRDLDDDYYDFDEKNYCLVGRRRHHVYQLGDPIRIQVAKADLERRQLDFVLDDGRPLKAKQTAAEYAVNRKNDRKSSKRSSKSRRRK; this is encoded by the coding sequence ATGAGGAAAGAAAAGAAAGCAAGTAAGCGATTGACAAAGAAACAGCTTGCAGAGAAACTCATAAGTTTCTTTCAGACACAGCCCGACGAGACATTTAGCTTTAAACAGATATTTCATGCACTCAAGCTTACCACCCATCCAGCCAAGATGTTGGCTATCGATGTAATGGAGGAATTGGCATGGGACGACTTCCTGTCAAAGGTTGGTGAGAGTGCTTATATGTTGAATACCAAGGGACAGGTGCAAGAGGGTACCTTTATCCGTAAGGCAAATGGTAAGAATACCTTCCTGCCTGAGGATGGTGGTACACCAGTCTTTGTCTCTGAGCGTAATTCTATGGCGGCTTTGAATGGCGACCAAGTGAGGGTTCAGTTTATGGCACGCCGCCAGAACCATATCAAAGAGGCAATGGTCATCGCGATTCTGCAACGGAAGAAAGACACCTTCGTGGGAAGGTTGCGTGTCGAGAAGGACATTGCCTTCCTTGTAACACAGGAGAATCTCTATATTCACGATATCCTTATCCCTAAGAAGAAACTTAAGGGAGGAAAGACAGATGACCGTGCTTTGGTGAAGATAACCAAGTGGCCTGATGCCGACCATAAGAACCTTGTGGGCGAAGTGGTGGACGTCTTGGGTGAAGCTGGTGACAATGATGTAGAGATGAATACCATCCTTGCACAGTATGGCTTGCCTTATAAGTATCCGAAACGTGTCGAGGAGGCTGCTGAGAAAATTAGTGCAGAGATTACAGCACAGGACTATGCGGAACGTGAAGACTTCCGTGACGTGTGGACTTGTACGATAGACCCAAAGGACGCCAAGGACTTTGATGATGCGCTCTCTATCCGAAAACTCGAGAATGGATTATGGGAAGTGGGCGTACATATTGCTGATGTATCGCATTATGTTAAGGAAGGCGATATCATCGATCGTGAAGCACAGCAGCGTGCAACATCCATTTACCTCGTTGACCGCACGATTCCGATGCTTCCTGAACGTCTGTGCAATTTCATCTGTTCGCTCCGCCCAGATGAGGAGAAGCTTGCTTTTAGTTGTATCTTCAACCTTGACGAGGAAGCAAACGTAAAGGCTTACCGCATTGTGCACACGGTTATCAAGTCGAATCGTCGTTATGCCTACGAAGAGGCACAGCAGATATTGGAAGACAATGGCGTTGTTGATGGTACAGGTGAGCCTGCACCAGATCCAGGAAAAGCAGGATATAAGGGCGAAAATGCCGAACAAATCATCACACTCGATCGTCTTGCAAAACAGATTCGTGCGCGTCGTATGAAGGCAGGAAGCGTGAAGTTTGATTCTGAAGAGCTCCACTTCGACATTGATGAGAAGGGTAAGCCAATCCGTTGTTACTTTAAGCGTTCAAAGGATGCCAATAAGTTGATTGAAGAGTTTATGCTCTTGGCTAATAAGACAGTAGCAGAAAGCGTCGGCATAGTGAAGAAGGGCAAGAAAGCCAAGACCCTTCCTTATCGTGTTCATGATAATCCTGACCCACAGAAGTTCGAGAACTTGCGTGAGTTCAGCGCTAAGTTTGGTTATAAACTCAAGTCTGCCAGCACCAAGGGTGCCACTGCTCGCGCACTGAACAAGCTGATGGACGAGGTGCAGGGTAAGCGTGAGGAGAAGGTGATACAGACGATTGCACTCCGTTCGATGATGAAGGCAAAATATACCACGCACAACATCGGACACTTCGGTCTGGCTTTCGATTACTATACCCACTTCACTTCGCCTATTCGTCGTTATCCTGACACGATGGTTCACCGCTTGATAACACGCTACCAGAATGGTGGTCGCTCGGCTAACAAGGAACATTACGAGGAACTTTGTGAGCACTGTTCAGATATGGAACTCGTTGCACAGAGTGCTGAACGCGACTCTATCAAGTATAAGATGGTTGAGTTTATGGGTGAGCATATCGGTGAATGTTATGATGCACACATATCTGGTATTCAGAGCTTTGGTATCTATGCGGAGATAGATGAGAACCATTGTGAAGGTATGATTCCTATGCGCGACCTCGATGATGACTACTATGACTTCGATGAGAAGAACTATTGCCTTGTTGGTCGTCGTCGTCACCATGTCTATCAGCTTGGTGATCCTATCCGCATACAGGTGGCTAAGGCCGATTTGGAGCGTAGGCAGCTCGATTTCGTACTTGATGATGGTCGTCCATTGAAGGCAAAACAAACCGCTGCAGAGTATGCTGTAAACAGAAAGAACGACCGAAAGAGCAGCAAGCGTAGTAGCAAGAGCCGCAGAAGAAAGTAA
- a CDS encoding NAD-dependent epimerase/dehydratase family protein, which yields MKKILITGASGFIGSFIVEEALRRGMETWAVVRRTSSREYLQDERIHFIELDFSSVDKLKEQLSGHQFDYVVHAAGVTKCLNKEDFFRVNRDGTRNFVQALQKLNQPLERFVFLSSLSIFGAIREQQPYKEIEPTDTPHPNTAYGKSKLEAEQLLPSSFPYVILRPTGVYGPREKDYFLMAKSIKGHSDFAVGYKQQDITFVYVKDVVQATFLALDHGKTGSAYFLSDGKVYQSTTFSDLIHEELGRPWWVRITAPIWVLRVVTFFGDLIAQMTGKISALNNDKYQILKQRNWRCNVRPAIEELGYKPEYDLKRGVKETIEWYKKEGWL from the coding sequence ATGAAAAAGATACTTATAACAGGCGCATCGGGCTTCATTGGCTCCTTTATCGTGGAGGAAGCACTGCGCAGAGGTATGGAGACTTGGGCAGTGGTACGTCGTACATCCTCACGAGAATACCTCCAAGATGAACGAATTCATTTCATAGAATTAGACTTCTCATCTGTCGATAAACTAAAAGAACAACTCTCTGGACATCAGTTTGACTATGTTGTTCATGCCGCTGGTGTTACGAAATGTCTGAACAAGGAAGATTTCTTCCGTGTCAATCGTGATGGTACCCGCAATTTCGTACAGGCTCTACAGAAACTTAATCAGCCTTTGGAGCGATTCGTTTTCCTCTCAAGTCTTAGCATCTTCGGTGCTATCAGAGAGCAACAACCTTACAAAGAGATTGAGCCAACAGACACTCCACATCCTAACACGGCATACGGCAAGAGTAAGCTAGAGGCTGAACAGTTGCTCCCTTCTTCCTTCCCATACGTCATCTTGCGCCCAACTGGCGTGTATGGACCACGTGAGAAGGATTACTTCCTGATGGCGAAGAGTATTAAGGGGCATAGCGACTTCGCTGTTGGCTACAAACAACAGGATATCACCTTCGTATATGTTAAGGACGTGGTGCAGGCTACCTTCCTTGCACTTGACCACGGAAAGACGGGCAGTGCCTACTTCCTAAGTGATGGAAAGGTCTATCAGAGTACTACCTTCAGCGACCTCATCCACGAGGAGTTAGGTCGGCCTTGGTGGGTTCGCATCACTGCTCCGATATGGGTACTGCGTGTCGTAACCTTCTTCGGCGACCTCATCGCACAGATGACGGGAAAGATTTCTGCTTTGAACAATGATAAATACCAGATTCTGAAGCAGCGTAACTGGCGTTGTAACGTCCGTCCTGCGATTGAAGAATTAGGCTATAAGCCTGAATATGACCTCAAACGAGGCGTGAAAGAAACTATAGAATGGTATAAAAAAGAAGGCTGGCTATAA
- a CDS encoding phosphatase PAP2 family protein — protein MKQFIIDLFKLEKKPVKGLMAYEWVVMAYLLFTLIVIFFMYTTIDNPQAMIFGRLRIVALTAAMWLVYRMAPCRATRFARVGVQLGLLAWWYPDTFEINRHLPNLDHLFAQWEQDLFGYQPALLFSKALPGPVFSELFDMGYAAYYPMIAATAVYYFGWYYKEFNRATFIILSSFFLYYIVFLFVPVAGPTFYYKAIGMQNVAAGIFPNIHDYFNHNQTCLPSPGYTDGIFYHLVESAKAAGERPTAAFPSSHVGVSTICMLLLWHDRNYKLLAVLAPFYLLLCCATVYIQAHYLIDAIVGFITAVILFAILLRVSRKMITE, from the coding sequence ATGAAACAATTCATCATAGACTTATTTAAATTAGAAAAGAAGCCCGTAAAGGGACTTATGGCTTACGAATGGGTGGTAATGGCATACTTACTATTTACACTCATCGTCATCTTCTTTATGTACACAACCATAGATAACCCGCAGGCAATGATCTTCGGACGACTTCGCATCGTCGCATTGACAGCTGCCATGTGGCTTGTCTATCGCATGGCACCTTGTAGAGCAACGCGATTTGCACGTGTTGGCGTACAGTTAGGACTACTGGCTTGGTGGTATCCTGACACCTTTGAAATCAATAGGCACCTGCCCAACCTCGACCACCTCTTTGCGCAATGGGAGCAAGACCTCTTTGGTTATCAGCCAGCATTGCTCTTCTCAAAGGCTTTGCCGGGTCCTGTCTTCAGCGAGTTATTCGATATGGGTTATGCAGCTTATTATCCAATGATTGCCGCAACGGCTGTTTATTATTTCGGCTGGTACTATAAGGAGTTTAACAGAGCAACCTTCATCATCTTGTCTTCGTTCTTCCTTTATTACATTGTCTTCCTCTTTGTGCCCGTTGCTGGTCCTACGTTCTATTACAAGGCAATTGGTATGCAGAACGTTGCAGCAGGTATCTTCCCTAACATACACGATTACTTCAACCACAACCAGACTTGTTTACCCAGTCCTGGCTATACGGATGGTATCTTCTACCACCTTGTTGAGAGTGCAAAAGCCGCTGGAGAACGCCCTACTGCAGCCTTCCCAAGCTCGCACGTGGGTGTCAGCACAATTTGTATGTTGCTCCTTTGGCACGACCGCAACTATAAGCTCTTAGCAGTATTGGCACCATTCTATCTCCTTCTCTGCTGTGCCACAGTTTATATCCAAGCTCATTATCTCATTGATGCTATCGTAGGTTTCATCACAGCAGTCATCCTCTTCGCCATCCTCCTACGTGTATCACGTAAGATGATAACAGAGTAA
- a CDS encoding AAA family ATPase codes for MCKKFVYGVAVSDYNFIGREVETKRLMNNFRGGINTILMSPRRLGKTSLVMRVCEKLKSEDIITIYLDIFGCKSEYDFYNRLTSEVLKQTASKQSMWLEEAKEFLYRLTPKISFSPEPNSDFAISLGITPKTHTPEEVLEVVEKIAIKRGKRIVVCIDEFQQIGEMTDSKHVQARLRSVWQHQKYVSYCLFGSKHHLMSSIFLHRSMPFYQFGDLIILDKISTAEWVEYIVSHFADGNRAISPALAEEICSFTDNYSAYVQQLSWLVYTQKEEGETVDETDIKQATDDLLATNEVLFMQMVEPLSEYQLNFLRAITSGVTKDFGLAKIREKYQLGSYSNISRLQKALLERDLIEKRGTELAITDPVFAKWFQRKMVF; via the coding sequence ATGTGCAAGAAATTCGTTTATGGAGTAGCTGTTTCTGATTATAACTTCATAGGGAGAGAAGTGGAAACAAAGCGATTAATGAATAATTTCAGAGGTGGTATCAATACCATTCTGATGTCTCCTCGTCGACTGGGAAAGACTTCCTTGGTGATGCGCGTGTGTGAAAAGCTGAAGTCAGAAGATATTATTACGATTTATTTAGACATCTTTGGATGTAAGAGCGAGTATGACTTTTACAACCGTTTGACGTCAGAAGTACTGAAGCAGACGGCATCGAAGCAGAGTATGTGGCTCGAGGAGGCAAAGGAGTTCTTGTATAGGCTTACGCCAAAGATATCATTCAGTCCCGAACCGAACAGTGATTTTGCTATTTCCTTGGGTATAACACCGAAGACGCATACGCCAGAAGAAGTACTTGAGGTGGTTGAAAAGATTGCCATAAAGAGAGGAAAGCGGATCGTTGTCTGCATAGATGAGTTCCAGCAGATAGGTGAGATGACCGATAGTAAGCATGTACAGGCACGATTAAGGAGCGTATGGCAACATCAGAAGTACGTTTCTTATTGTCTCTTCGGTAGTAAGCATCACTTGATGAGTAGCATCTTCCTACATCGCAGTATGCCTTTCTATCAGTTTGGTGACTTGATTATATTGGACAAGATTTCAACGGCTGAATGGGTAGAGTACATTGTTAGCCATTTTGCAGACGGTAATAGGGCTATCAGTCCAGCCCTTGCAGAGGAAATATGCAGCTTCACCGACAACTATTCAGCATACGTTCAGCAGTTATCTTGGCTTGTTTATACACAGAAGGAAGAAGGAGAGACGGTGGATGAAACCGATATCAAGCAGGCAACAGATGATCTCTTAGCGACGAATGAGGTACTCTTTATGCAGATGGTTGAACCCCTTTCGGAGTATCAGCTTAACTTTCTACGTGCCATTACCTCTGGTGTTACGAAGGACTTTGGACTTGCAAAGATACGAGAAAAATATCAGTTGGGTAGTTACTCGAATATCAGCCGATTGCAGAAAGCACTCCTTGAGCGCGACTTGATAGAGAAACGCGGGACAGAGCTGGCTATTACTGACCCTGTGTTTGCCAAGTGGTTCCAACGGAAAATGGTATTTTAA
- a CDS encoding outer membrane beta-barrel family protein, giving the protein MKINRLIFTLGMMAIAITAHGQTSTISGVLLDSLTHEGEPYATIRVYKGKKSDKPVAMSVTAADGKFSQKVEGQGSYIVSFTSMGRKEIQRRVNLTEAGGTIDLGNLLVQDDTKQLKGVEVVAQKPLVKMETDKMTYDVQSDNDVKTNTVLDMLRKVPMVTVDGQDNITVNGQGSFKVYVDGKPNVMFSSNPSQIFKAMPASAVKSIEVVTNPGAKYDAEGVGGVLNIIMNGADGKSKTMMNGYNGSVALTLGNNGSRTTTFFSGQQGKLTYSANVMGAKFKSNGTETEMRRTSSDGSAMSYWQKGNTKINFTMANISLGYELDSMSNIGATFGLTGHTMKNDGHPTTTFSGGAYGTGFTYGNEMTMENKNMSFNGSVDYQRFFNKARTSSLTLSYLLTTSPAENNNRRIYDALPAGVSIPLTDLYSAAKMRGTEHTVQVDFTTPLAKGQTLSTGLKFISHRNSSDSKFYDITGGAEVYNAANSVNYKNTQSILAEYAEYSATMGKFGAKAGLRYEHTWEKVNFIVGSGADFKKNYGSLVPSASFSYNISGGINLGLNYNMRISRPGVSYLNPYIDRSNPTVLSYGNPNLSVEKSHNVSLVFNYFTPKFMMNMTLGEAFANNQIEQYSFMNGTVLNTTYGNIVRSRWTNFTTFMNYAVTPKTRIMLNGGVDYGDIRSEQLGEHNFGWQASAFLGVQQTFPWKINWSVFMGGLTKKYLLQGHNGGFNMFTSTLSKSFIKDKLNLSLMYFVPLTGKMHIKQYSHGANFENYMNITVPAQQVALTITWNFGNTKKQFQTHESKISNDFQEKKNDQQMNGVGLGAGSGM; this is encoded by the coding sequence ATGAAAATTAATAGATTAATTTTTACTTTGGGTATGATGGCTATTGCCATAACCGCACATGGTCAGACCTCAACGATATCGGGTGTATTACTCGATTCTTTGACCCACGAGGGGGAACCATACGCCACTATCAGAGTCTATAAAGGTAAGAAAAGCGACAAACCGGTGGCTATGTCGGTGACGGCAGCAGACGGAAAGTTCTCTCAAAAGGTGGAAGGACAGGGTAGTTATATCGTTTCTTTCACTTCGATGGGACGTAAGGAGATTCAGCGTAGGGTAAACCTTACAGAGGCTGGTGGCACTATTGACCTCGGAAACCTCCTTGTACAAGATGATACAAAGCAGTTGAAGGGTGTGGAAGTGGTGGCACAGAAGCCGCTTGTGAAGATGGAAACCGATAAGATGACCTACGATGTTCAGAGCGATAACGATGTCAAGACAAACACCGTACTTGATATGTTGCGTAAGGTTCCGATGGTAACAGTGGATGGACAGGACAATATTACTGTCAATGGACAAGGTTCTTTCAAGGTCTATGTGGACGGAAAACCTAACGTAATGTTCTCTTCCAATCCCTCACAGATATTCAAGGCAATGCCTGCATCGGCTGTGAAATCAATCGAAGTAGTCACAAACCCCGGCGCAAAATATGATGCAGAAGGTGTCGGTGGTGTGCTGAATATCATTATGAACGGCGCTGATGGAAAGAGCAAGACAATGATGAATGGATATAATGGCAGTGTAGCTCTTACCTTAGGCAACAATGGTTCTCGCACCACAACCTTCTTTAGTGGACAGCAAGGAAAGCTCACCTACAGTGCCAATGTCATGGGAGCGAAATTCAAGTCAAACGGAACAGAAACCGAAATGCGCCGTACTTCATCTGATGGGTCTGCTATGTCCTATTGGCAAAAGGGCAATACAAAAATCAATTTTACGATGGCTAACATCAGCTTAGGCTATGAACTCGACTCTATGAGTAATATCGGTGCTACCTTTGGGTTGACTGGTCACACAATGAAAAACGATGGTCATCCTACGACAACCTTCTCAGGTGGAGCCTATGGCACTGGTTTTACGTATGGTAATGAGATGACAATGGAGAATAAAAACATGTCTTTTAATGGTAGTGTTGACTATCAACGTTTCTTTAATAAGGCACGTACAAGTAGTCTGACATTGAGTTATCTCCTTACAACCTCACCTGCAGAAAACAACAATCGACGCATTTATGATGCCTTACCAGCAGGTGTGTCGATCCCTTTAACAGACCTTTATTCGGCTGCAAAGATGCGTGGAACGGAGCATACTGTGCAGGTTGACTTTACGACTCCATTAGCAAAAGGACAGACATTGAGTACTGGTTTGAAGTTTATTTCTCATCGCAACTCGTCTGATTCTAAGTTCTATGACATCACAGGAGGTGCAGAAGTCTATAATGCAGCTAACAGTGTGAACTATAAGAACACACAGAGTATCTTGGCAGAGTATGCTGAGTACAGTGCGACAATGGGTAAGTTTGGTGCAAAGGCAGGCTTACGTTATGAGCATACGTGGGAGAAGGTGAACTTTATTGTTGGTTCTGGTGCCGACTTTAAGAAGAATTATGGAAGTCTTGTTCCCTCTGCCAGCTTCAGTTATAACATCTCTGGCGGTATCAACTTAGGCTTGAATTACAACATGCGCATCAGTCGTCCGGGTGTTAGTTACCTCAACCCATATATCGATCGTTCCAACCCAACAGTCTTGAGTTATGGTAATCCGAACCTATCAGTTGAGAAGAGCCACAACGTTAGCTTAGTATTCAATTACTTTACACCGAAGTTTATGATGAATATGACGCTTGGTGAAGCTTTTGCTAATAACCAGATAGAGCAGTATTCATTTATGAATGGAACCGTATTGAATACTACCTACGGCAATATTGTGCGTAGTCGTTGGACCAATTTTACTACTTTTATGAATTATGCTGTCACCCCTAAGACACGTATCATGCTCAATGGTGGCGTTGACTATGGAGATATTCGTTCAGAACAGTTGGGTGAACACAACTTTGGATGGCAAGCAAGTGCATTCTTGGGCGTACAACAAACCTTCCCATGGAAGATAAATTGGAGTGTGTTTATGGGTGGACTGACAAAGAAATACTTATTGCAGGGACATAATGGAGGTTTTAATATGTTCACATCAACCCTTTCAAAGAGTTTCATCAAGGACAAACTCAACCTCAGTTTGATGTATTTCGTACCGCTGACAGGAAAGATGCACATCAAACAATACAGCCATGGTGCTAACTTTGAGAACTACATGAACATCACGGTACCAGCACAACAAGTAGCATTGACCATTACTTGGAATTTTGGAAATACTAAGAAGCAGTTCCAAACACATGAGAGTAAGATTTCAAATGACTTCCAAGAGAAGAAGAATGACCAACAAATGAATGGTGTTGGACTGGGCGCTGGCAGTGGTATGTAG